GGCAGTATTTAACTCACTGGTTATAACGCTTTCTTCGGTGTAGTTAGCGGCCGCTATGGAGTGGTCGGCGGCAGACTGGTATTTAGTACGGACTAATTGCGACTGGAAATGATTAATAATGGCGTATTTAACAGCCGTAAAAAGGTAGGCTTCCAGGCTGCTGGTAATAACAATGGTTTTCCGTTTCAGCCAGAGATTTAAAAATATTTCCTGCACCAATTCTTCGGCAACTTCTTTTGTACCGGTTTTGCGGTACGCCACCTGGTACAGTTTTGTCCAGTAGCGATCATATATTACCCGAAACGATTCAGCCGATTCGTTTCGTAAACCATCTAAAAGTTCGTTGTCTTTTAAACTGTTCGGGCTCAATGATCTTGGTTTTGGTATTTGTCAAATATAAATTATAATGGAATCAAAAAAAACAGAGGTTATTTTCAATTATTTCAATTTTTAAAAATTAACAACATAATACCTGGTTTAAAATAAAAATAGAACAACAGTAAGCCATCTGTTAACTAAAACCGATTAAGCAGACTAAAAAAATAGAAATTTTAATTTAGTTAAATACCCCGGTTTTACCGGAATTTACTCCTGTACTTTAGCTGATTGGCCATTAAAATTATATTTTTTTAAATTTTAGACTTTCCCCAAAATAAATTAATTGTACTTAGCATGAGTAAACTGGGCGAAGTACTAAAGTTGTGCTTGGAGTTTGTAAGTTGGTATTTAAAGTTCGTGTAGGCGGTCCAGCAAGTTCTACTTATCCCTTTCCTGGTTGTACTTAGAGTTAGCGCAGCGCTCTAAGTACAACCAGGTGCCGCCAATCTCTGATTGGCGTTTATCCGAACTTTTGAGTTACGCCAATCAGAGATTGGCAGTCCGAAAATACGTAGAGACCGCTAACGCAAACTCTACGCATAACGCCGTTTTACCATTTTTTTCAAACAACTATCTATTTTTCTAACAAACAAAGACTACGGCAAAGCAAAAGCCACGTAATTACCGCCACCTTTTAAGCCCCGGGCGCCGCCCGCCGCAATTACCACGTATTGTTTACCATCTACCATATAGGTAATGGGGGTAGCAAAACCTCCGGCGGGTAATTGGTATTCCCATACTACCTGGCCGGTTTTGCGGTCAAAAGCCCGGATTTTCTCGTCGCGGGTGCCGGCAATAAATACCAGGTTGCCGCCTGTTACTACTGGGCCTCCGTAACTTTCGGTGCCGGTGGTGGGTACGCCTTTTTTGGCCAGTTCCGGGTATTCGCCCAACGGTACGCGCCACAAGTATTCGCCGGTATTTAAATCAATAGCATTTAAGGTGCCCCAAGGTGGTTTAATAGCCGGGTAGCCGTTTTGGTCGGTAAACTTTTTCCAGACTTTGTTTACGTATTGTGGCACGTACGGGAAGCTTTCTTTTTTAGCGGTTTCAGTAGGCCCGGTTTCGCTGTGTTCGCCGGCTACTTTATCGGCGGCAGTTTCCTTGTTTAGTAAATAACGCACGATGGCTTCGCGGTTTTCTTTGGGGATGTGGGTAAAAGCGGGCATGCGGCCCCGGCCACTTTCCAGAATCGCCAGCACTCCGGCGGCGTTGTATTTTTTATCTACATCGGTTAAACTCGGGAAATCAGAACCACTGCCCTTGCGGTCGCGGCCGTGGCAAACCGCGCAATTAGCCAGGTAAAAGCCATTGCCTTTGGTAACCGCAGCCATTTCTTTTTTCCGTTCGTCCTGCGATACCATTTGCAAAATCCAGGGATCGTCGTTGGCGTTCTGGTACAAAATACCGTCCGGACTGATGGAATTACCGCCCCATTCGGCGCCACCGCTGTAACCAAACAAAATGGTACCCTTCTCGGTAGGTGGCGCAAACTTATGATCGGTGCGCATTTCCGCAAAACGTTCTTTTACGTAAGCGTGGGCTTCCGGTGAAATATCAGTAATATCTTCTTCGGTAAATACCTGATGGGCAAACGGAGCCGGTTTTAACGGAAACTTCTGGGTAGGGAAAGGGTGTTCGCCGGGCAAAGCGGGCGAAGTAGGCACCGGCCGTTCTTCCACGGGGAACAAAGAAACGCCCGTGTCGCGGTCGAGTACATATACTAAACCGTCTTTGGTAGCCTGCACCACTACATCTACTTTTTTACCATTGTGTTTTACGGTAGCTAAATTGGGCGGCGACGGATGATCGCGGTCCCATAAATCGTGGTGAATGGTTTGATAGTGCCACACGCGTTGGCCGGTTTCGGCATTAAGCGCCATAATGCAGGTGGCAAACAAGTTTTCGCCTTGGCGGTCGCCGCCGTAAAAGTCCGAAGCCGGGGAGCCGGTACCAAAATAAACGGTGCCCCGTTTTTCGTCTACCACCAACCCACTCCAGTTATTGGTGGCGCCAATGTATTTATAAGCGGTAGGTGGCCAGGTATCATAGCCGTACTCGCCGGGCTGCGGAATGGTATGAAAAACCCACTTTAATTTACCCGTTACCACATCAAAGGCCCGCACGTGCCCCGGGGCCGCATCACCGGACTCGGAAACGCTGGAACCAATAATAAACGTATTTTTATAAACTACGCCCGGCGACGAAGCCGTAACAGAAAGCTCACTCACATCATGGTCCAGGTTGGTTTGCAAACCTTCGTGCAGGTCTACGTAGCCGTTTGCGCCAAAGCTGGTAATTTGTTGGCCGGTTACCGCATTAATGGCATATAGCCGCGAACCTACCGAATACAAAATGCGCTTGTCGTCGCCACTCTCCCAGTAAACTACCCCGCGGCTGGTGTTAAATTTTTGTTCGTCTTTTTCGGGCTCAAAACGCCACAATTGTTCGCCGGTACCGGCGTTTAATGCAAATAATTTTAACTCCGCCGAAGTACCGTATAATACGCCAT
The sequence above is a segment of the Adhaeribacter swui genome. Coding sequences within it:
- a CDS encoding outer membrane protein assembly factor BamB family protein — protein: MKYKFKPLAVGLLVLGSCLNPNREKSTDLSQVKNLDYAVYGGNKAGNRYSPLNQINLDNVKNLQVAWMYDSSEKPDPNSTTPQRPKAIQCQPIVVNGVLYGTSAELKLFALNAGTGEQLWRFEPEKDEQKFNTSRGVVYWESGDDKRILYSVGSRLYAINAVTGQQITSFGANGYVDLHEGLQTNLDHDVSELSVTASSPGVVYKNTFIIGSSVSESGDAAPGHVRAFDVVTGKLKWVFHTIPQPGEYGYDTWPPTAYKYIGATNNWSGLVVDEKRGTVYFGTGSPASDFYGGDRQGENLFATCIMALNAETGQRVWHYQTIHHDLWDRDHPSPPNLATVKHNGKKVDVVVQATKDGLVYVLDRDTGVSLFPVEERPVPTSPALPGEHPFPTQKFPLKPAPFAHQVFTEEDITDISPEAHAYVKERFAEMRTDHKFAPPTEKGTILFGYSGGAEWGGNSISPDGILYQNANDDPWILQMVSQDERKKEMAAVTKGNGFYLANCAVCHGRDRKGSGSDFPSLTDVDKKYNAAGVLAILESGRGRMPAFTHIPKENREAIVRYLLNKETAADKVAGEHSETGPTETAKKESFPYVPQYVNKVWKKFTDQNGYPAIKPPWGTLNAIDLNTGEYLWRVPLGEYPELAKKGVPTTGTESYGGPVVTGGNLVFIAGTRDEKIRAFDRKTGQVVWEYQLPAGGFATPITYMVDGKQYVVIAAGGARGLKGGGNYVAFALP
- a CDS encoding RNA polymerase sigma-70 factor, which encodes MSPNSLKDNELLDGLRNESAESFRVIYDRYWTKLYQVAYRKTGTKEVAEELVQEIFLNLWLKRKTIVITSSLEAYLFTAVKYAIINHFQSQLVRTKYQSAADHSIAAANYTEESVITSELNTALKNALALLSAKTCEVFEKSRFQNLSNKEIAHELQLTDKAVEFHITKTLKHLKIFLKDFVVPLLCIAVYC